The following DNA comes from Ornithinimicrobium avium.
CTCCCCGACGCGCAGCGACTGCGCGAGGTTGGTGCGCCCGGCGAGCCAGGCGCTGACGGATACGGCGAGCAGGACGGTGAGGACGACGGCGAGCAGGACCGCGCCGACGGTCACCGGGTCGACGGACAGGGCGGGCTGGTGCTGTCCGCCGGTGAGGCCGCGCAGGTCCACGGCCCGCACGAGCACCCAGGGGATCGCGAGCCCGAGCGCGGCACCCACGACGAGGGAGGTGACCAGCAGCGGACCGAGCTCCCAGGCGGTGAGCGCGCGGGTCTGCCGCGGGGCCAGGCCGAGGGTGCGCAGCACCGCGAGCAGCCGGGCGCGGGCGCCCGCGCCCATCAGCTGGACGACGACGATCGAGAGCACAGTGAGCAGGCCGCTGAGCAGCGCCGCGCCGACGAACGCCCGGGTCAGCCCGATGGTGACCGGGGCGGAGGTGAACTCGTCCAGCTCCTCCTGCACCGTGGTGACGACGCCGGCGCCGATGACGCCGCGGATCTCCTCCGCGACCCGGGCGGGGTCCGCGCCCTCGTCGACCGCGACCAGCGCGCTGCGCCCGGTGGGGGTGGTCTTGCCCGCAGCCTCCCACCGGTCCTTGGCGATGAGCGCCCAGCTCCCTGGCGTGACCAGGCCGGGCAGCTCGTCGAGGTGGCCGACGACCTGCACCGCCCCGAGCGTGCCCAGGTCGCCGTCACCGGCGGGCAGGGTGACCTCGCCGCCCGTGACGACCGGCACCGGCCCGTCCTGGGCGTAGAAGGACGGCGGCGGGCCGACCGCCTGCGACGGTGGCCCCAGCACCTGCTGCAGGGAGTCGTCGGCGATGAGCAGCCGCAGGCTGTCGCGCTCGTTACCCACGACCAGGTCGAGCCGGGTGCCGAGGTCGCGCACCCGGGCGACCTCCCGCACGCCGTCGACGCCCTCGAGCAGTTCGACGAAGGAGTCGTCGGCGTAGGGGCCGCTGATCCGGACCGAGGCGCCGTTCTGCTGCCAGGCGGCGGCCTCGGCGCCGCGGGTCACGGTCGTCAGCAGCACCGCGCTGGCCAGCGCGATCGTGGTGCCGAGGACGACGGCAAGGGCGGGGACGAGCCCGCCGGCCGGGTCGCGCAGGGCGCGGGCCGCGCCGAGGAAGGGGGTGAGCGAGGTGCGGCGCCGCAGCACGCGGGTGAGGCCGGCCAGCGGCAGGGGGTAGAGGCGCAGCGCCACCACGCAGGCGGCCAGCGCGAGCAGCAGCGGTGTGGCCGCCGCGAGCAGGTCGATGCCGGAGTCGGCGGCGGCGTCCCCGCGCGAGTCGCGGCCGAGCAGCCGCCAGGTGGCCAGGGCCGCCAGGACGAGGACGGCCGCCTCGACCACCCAGCGCCAGCGGCTGGAGCTGCGCGCGGACAGGTCGCTGCGCTGCTGGAGCAGCGAGGCGTCGTCGAGCGAGGCCGCCAGCGCGGCGGCCGG
Coding sequences within:
- a CDS encoding FtsX-like permease family protein; its protein translation is MTGRHSTRRHTSAGLAARQFAADPWVSAALALLVGLVSLLLTAVPRALDDVQARQLAQDVGSLSALQRDVTGTWGTTVEFPATLDDAGRPTDSWQAFEDGAERVRQEQPQPLRSLLQPAQMHAFLTHSIDTVPPIESTYYQATITVYADPHLEDLVELVDGDWPVLSLDGGNTGARTRDGDPGAAEEPAPVQVMILDEAAEKTHWEVGDEIAPGLELAGTYRPKDPDDPRWQHVPNGTKMGILANPNRGEAAQVTAYLNPLNRGSLGPPASVRMELWYPVDASAVTAARIDTRLLRRQLTRMLAQQHVIVAAGDPVLGPLQGDQLPSFTTELTGTLDQVARQQRATNSLLAVVAAGPLGVAAAVTSLGARLVVHRRRSALAMTLARGASPTQLRWLVAIEGLALGVPAAVLGHVVAQLALPTTSRWWEWVVTGVVAVVPAAALAASLDDASLLQQRSDLSARSSSRWRWVVEAAVLVLAALATWRLLGRDSRGDAAADSGIDLLAAATPLLLALAACVVALRLYPLPLAGLTRVLRRRTSLTPFLGAARALRDPAGGLVPALAVVLGTTIALASAVLLTTVTRGAEAAAWQQNGASVRISGPYADDSFVELLEGVDGVREVARVRDLGTRLDLVVGNERDSLRLLIADDSLQQVLGPPSQAVGPPPSFYAQDGPVPVVTGGEVTLPAGDGDLGTLGAVQVVGHLDELPGLVTPGSWALIAKDRWEAAGKTTPTGRSALVAVDEGADPARVAEEIRGVIGAGVVTTVQEELDEFTSAPVTIGLTRAFVGAALLSGLLTVLSIVVVQLMGAGARARLLAVLRTLGLAPRQTRALTAWELGPLLVTSLVVGAALGLAIPWVLVRAVDLRGLTGGQHQPALSVDPVTVGAVLLAVVLTVLLAVSVSAWLAGRTNLAQSLRVGEER